One genomic region from Microcystis panniformis FACHB-1757 encodes:
- a CDS encoding putative toxin-antitoxin system toxin component, PIN family → MKVVLDVNVWISGLLWGGVPGKILKLAKNQKITIITPQEFLSRYFNE, encoded by the coding sequence ATGAAAGTTGTTCTAGATGTCAATGTTTGGATTTCAGGATTGTTGTGGGGAGGAGTTCCGGGTAAAATCCTTAAATTAGCTAAAAATCAAAAAATTACAATCATTACTCCCCAAGAATTTCTTAGTCGCTACTTTAATGAGTAG